One Synechococcus sp. JA-2-3B'a(2-13) genomic window carries:
- a CDS encoding Crp/Fnr family transcriptional regulator encodes MASDAPVALLSELKAVPMLAELSATSLQWLGSQVKLRDIPAGQALFMQDAWGSVVYLILAGWAKVRRALRAQDSTKTLALLGPGAWVGEMAVLDEAPRSRDVLALTPLRVAGIPAATFKALMLQEPQLCYQLACSLSRRLRLANLQADLDQQSPPLRVVHTLVQLAEAFGEKTPQGMRIVYPPPQDLADISQVSRETALAVLSRLQQQGVIQPLPEQQSLLLIQYAKLLEATRLL; translated from the coding sequence ATGGCTTCCGATGCTCCTGTTGCCCTTCTCTCCGAGCTCAAGGCGGTGCCAATGTTGGCCGAACTTTCGGCGACGTCCTTGCAATGGTTGGGATCCCAGGTCAAGCTGCGGGATATCCCGGCGGGACAGGCCCTCTTCATGCAAGATGCCTGGGGCAGCGTAGTTTATCTGATCCTCGCCGGCTGGGCTAAGGTGCGGCGGGCTTTGCGGGCGCAAGACAGCACCAAAACCCTTGCCTTGCTGGGGCCGGGCGCTTGGGTGGGGGAAATGGCGGTACTGGACGAAGCTCCCCGCTCGCGAGATGTGCTGGCCCTAACCCCGCTGCGGGTGGCCGGGATCCCGGCGGCAACCTTCAAAGCACTGATGCTGCAGGAGCCGCAACTGTGTTACCAGCTGGCCTGCAGCCTCTCCCGTCGCCTGCGCCTGGCCAACTTGCAGGCGGATCTTGACCAGCAGAGCCCCCCGCTGCGAGTGGTGCATACGCTGGTGCAACTGGCGGAAGCTTTTGGCGAGAAGACCCCCCAGGGGATGCGCATTGTCTACCCTCCCCCCCAGGATTTGGCCGATATCAGCCAAGTTAGCCGGGAGACAGCCCTGGCGGTACTGAGCCGTCTGCAGCAGCAGGGGGTTATTCAGCCGCTGCCGGAGCAACAGTCTTTGCTGCTGATCCAGTACGCCAAACTGCTGGAGGCCACCCGTCTGCTTTAG